In the genome of Chryseobacterium sp. 52, the window TATTAAAAATATAATCAGGATGTGCCTTTTCCAGTTCAGCTCTGTTTTGAGCGCCGGAAAGAACAGCAATGGTAAGTCCGCAACCCGCGTTTTTTCCTTCTTCAATATCAATCACAGAATCTCCTGCTTTTAACACCTTTCCCGGTTCACTGATATTGAATTTTTTCATAGCAAGATGGATCATATCAGGACTCGGACGGCTTTCCGAAACATCATCGGCAGTGATCAGAGCATCGAAATGAACATTTTCTTTCCATTGTAATTTGTCCAAAAGCTGGTGTGCAATCTCAGACGTGTAGCCTGTATTAAGCACTACTTTTTTATGCTGAGCCTTCATTTTCAAAAGAAAACTCTCCGTTCCGTTGATCGGTTTTACTTCAAGTTTTTTGTAAGCCTCTTTTAATTGTTCTGAAAATTTCTCAAAGATAACAGGAGCATCTTCTTCATTACCCTTGATTTCTTTTAAAAGACTTGTAATTGCTTCCAGTTTTTCCATTCCGGCGCAGCTGGACAGCACTTTGTCTAAAGTCACCTGATAGCCGTGGTTATTCACAGCCTCCGTTAATGTTTTATACACTACATTATCTTCGTCAATCGTTGTTCCGGCCATATCCAGAACCAGTAATTCTATAGTATTCATTGAAATTTATGCGTAAATTTTTTCTATATTAAATTTTGAAAAGCCTCCGCTTCCCGTCATTCCTTTTCCTCCGATACCCGTTACAATGTGGACATTCGGAGAAGGGCTGTGCTCGAAAATATCTTTCGTTTTGCACTGGGAATATACCCCAAACCATCTCCTCTGAATTTCATAGGTCGGAAGATCAATAATTTTTTTTGCTTCATGAATCATGAACTCATCAATTTCCATATTCAGATCATACCCAAGATCATCCGCATTTTTGGCATCTGCATACTCATGAGAGTCTCCCAGGATGATAGAACCGTCAAGCGCCTGTTTAAATAAAATATGAATTCCAAATTTTTTCTCAAAGGATTTTGGATCTTCCAAAGCTTTGATTTTCTCATAAGAAGCACATTCACTGAATGATTCATACCTTCTCACAGAAAGCCCGGTCAGTATATTTCCCGGAAGTGAATAAATCCCCTGAGGTTTGGTCTGCAGCATCTGCAGTTTACTCACTTCTAAATCGCTTTCATTGAATACTTTAGGGTATAATGTTTTGAACTCATGTCCGCCGCAAATAATGATTTTTGATGCCATGAATTCAGTCCCTTCTGCGGTTAGAGCGGTACAGTTCAGTCCGTTGTCTCCGGCTTCGATAACGGTTGTGTTATAAAAGATCTGAAGCCCTAACTTTTCCTGAAGCAGTTTGTGAAGTTTTACGATCATATCAGCAGAATCTACAGACAGTTCCTGTGGGAAAAAGAGACCTCCTTTACAGTAATCCGAACGGAGACCGTCAAATTTCTTGATGCAGTCATTTTTTGATAACAGAACAGATTCATAATCATTATTTCTGTTGATCTCATACAACTCTTCAATCAGCTGAATTTCTTCATCATTCGAAGCGATATATACGGAGCCGTTTTTTCTTATGGTAAGATCTGCCTGAGTATGAAGTTCATTGTAGATGGCCAGACTTTCTCTTCCGAAATTCTGCCATTTAAGATCCATTCCGGAGGGAACTACCTGTCCGAAGTTTCTCACCGTTGCGCCCTGAGGAACAGAATTTCTTTCCAGTAAAGCGACCTTAAGACCTCTTTTCAGGGCATGATAGGCGTGGAATGTTCCCAAAATTCCGCCTCCTACAACGAGTAAATCAAATTTTGTTGTCATTGTTACAATAATTTATAAAATTTTCGACGTATCGAAATTGATGAATTGATTAGAGTTTGAATTCGGTTTTGCCTTTTTTTTGAATGCTAAAAAAGCGGTGACCGAAAGAATAAAAACGGCAGCAGTAATAATATAATTCAGATGAATATAAAAATTAAGCCACGAGGTCTGTGCAGAGCCAAAGTTCTTGTAAAGCAGGATCAGAACACTTCCAAGGTATCCGAAAGAGTCTACGGTATAGATCAGAAATCCTACATTTCCCTTGATATCAAAAGCGGCAATCATCCGGTCAAAATAAATTCCGTTGAAAGGAATATAGCAGATGTACATTCCAAAACCTGAGATAACCATCCACATAAAAGGAGGTAATGACCCGCTCTGAAATAAATAGGTTGACAATCCTACCGTGAGAATACCTCCAAAAAGGATGTAGTGATAATAGGCAAAAGCTTTCTTATTATTTTTTACTTTCACCATAAAGCTTAAGATCAGAAGAACCATTACCGCAATAGGAATTTCTGTTAGGGTGAAAATAGAACTGTCAAACGTAAAATGCATTCCGTCCCAGATTTCCCGGTTGAAATTATCTCTGAAATCCCTTAAAACCGTCAGGCAGACATACAGAAAAATAATACATACAACAGGAACAAAAAACTGACGGATCAGTTCCTTTCTTTCCGTACGGTGCAAAGGCTGTCTTTTACTTTTAAGCAGAATATCCTCCTCCGTAGGTTTCGGAATCCTTTCCAAAAGAAAAGCGAAAATAATTAACGGAATGATAAAAATAAGCCCGGTGCAAAAAGGCATCCAGAATTCTGAAACAGGAAAAGTATCCATGATGGATTTCCCGACCGATTTTGTAAATCCTGAAGAAACCACAAAGCTTGTACACAGGAATAAGCCTATGATTTCTGTCGTTTTCCGGCCTTCAATGTAAGAAAATACAATTCCCCAGATCATTCCCAGCGGAATACCGTTGATGAACATGAAGATGATATTGTAAGGAGCAGGAACGGCTGCAAATCCTAATAAGGCAAGCTCGGCCACCCCAATAAACGTCAGTAAATAGACGATTCTCTTTTCCGGCTTCAGTTCAGAAATAAATTTGATACCTATGAATTTTGAAATAAAATAGCCTACAGCCTGAGCAATGATAATGAGGATCTTATAATCAACCCCGAAATATGCGATTCCTTCAAAAGAGGCTACCGTAAAAGGCTTTCTGAAGCCGTACATGCAGAAGTAGACACCGAAAGCGGCTAATGCAGCCTTCAGTGTTACTAATGTTTTTTTGTTGATACTTTGAGCCATTTTGATGGTTTAGAAGTTCAGTTTTATTCCCAGATTACATCGTACCCCGTAATATTCTACCTGTTCAGGTCGGTCTTCACTCTTTCCGAAGTGATAGATCAGAGGTTTGTTCAGAATATTGTTTACATCAGCATATAACATCAGGTGTTTCGTAAACTGGTAAGATCCCCCGAAGTCTAAGCTGCTGTATTTTCCATAGTAAGAATCATTGATATCCTCTTCAGCATATTCTACCGCGTACTTTCCTTTATAGTTATAGGCCAGTCTTGCATTGAATCCTTTTTTCTCAAAGAAAAGCTGCACGTTATACAATTGTTTAGCCTGATAGGGAAGGGCCACCTTTCTTCCGCTTGGTTTTTCCATTTCAGAAGTCATGAATGTAGCATTCAGCTGTGTTCCGAAATACTGAAGGAAACCCGGTAAGAAGTCAAACCTTCTGTTGATTCCCAGTTCAAGACCGCCCAGCCATGCTGTTTTTCCGTTGTTTGGAGCGGTAAATTGTACCCCGTTCATTCCGTTATAGTTTCCGATAAAAGAATCCTGGAAAATAGGATCTGTGATCGATTTATAGAAGACACCCCCACTTAAGATCCCTACATTGGAGAAATAATATTCTCCCATCAGGTCAAGATTCACAGAATAGGTAGGATTAAGATTAGGGTTTCCTCCTTTAAATTCATTGTCTGCTTCACTATAAGTTCCCCCCGGTGTAATATCTCCGAAGTTCGGTCTGGAAAAAGTTCGGGTTGCGGCAAAACGTAAATTGGTTTTATCGTTTAAAGAATATTTGATATGAAGCATCGGAAGAACAGCCAGGTAATTCTTAGTA includes:
- a CDS encoding DUF5690 family protein → MAQSINKKTLVTLKAALAAFGVYFCMYGFRKPFTVASFEGIAYFGVDYKILIIIAQAVGYFISKFIGIKFISELKPEKRIVYLLTFIGVAELALLGFAAVPAPYNIIFMFINGIPLGMIWGIVFSYIEGRKTTEIIGLFLCTSFVVSSGFTKSVGKSIMDTFPVSEFWMPFCTGLIFIIPLIIFAFLLERIPKPTEEDILLKSKRQPLHRTERKELIRQFFVPVVCIIFLYVCLTVLRDFRDNFNREIWDGMHFTFDSSIFTLTEIPIAVMVLLILSFMVKVKNNKKAFAYYHYILFGGILTVGLSTYLFQSGSLPPFMWMVISGFGMYICYIPFNGIYFDRMIAAFDIKGNVGFLIYTVDSFGYLGSVLILLYKNFGSAQTSWLNFYIHLNYIITAAVFILSVTAFLAFKKKAKPNSNSNQFINFDTSKIL
- a CDS encoding HAD-IA family hydrolase → MNTIELLVLDMAGTTIDEDNVVYKTLTEAVNNHGYQVTLDKVLSSCAGMEKLEAITSLLKEIKGNEEDAPVIFEKFSEQLKEAYKKLEVKPINGTESFLLKMKAQHKKVVLNTGYTSEIAHQLLDKLQWKENVHFDALITADDVSESRPSPDMIHLAMKKFNISEPGKVLKAGDSVIDIEEGKNAGCGLTIAVLSGAQNRAELEKAHPDYIFNTISEAEDIL
- a CDS encoding TIGR03364 family FAD-dependent oxidoreductase is translated as MTTKFDLLVVGGGILGTFHAYHALKRGLKVALLERNSVPQGATVRNFGQVVPSGMDLKWQNFGRESLAIYNELHTQADLTIRKNGSVYIASNDEEIQLIEELYEINRNNDYESVLLSKNDCIKKFDGLRSDYCKGGLFFPQELSVDSADMIVKLHKLLQEKLGLQIFYNTTVIEAGDNGLNCTALTAEGTEFMASKIIICGGHEFKTLYPKVFNESDLEVSKLQMLQTKPQGIYSLPGNILTGLSVRRYESFSECASYEKIKALEDPKSFEKKFGIHILFKQALDGSIILGDSHEYADAKNADDLGYDLNMEIDEFMIHEAKKIIDLPTYEIQRRWFGVYSQCKTKDIFEHSPSPNVHIVTGIGGKGMTGSGGFSKFNIEKIYA